The Desulfovibrio sp. TomC genome segment TTTCTTGACGCATTCCCTTGAAATTCCACATTTTTTTCTTTATGCCAGTCTCATCTCAAATTCTCACCGTTAGGAGATGTGCATGGCTACGATTTCTGATGCTTGGGAGCTCTACGCTAACCTGGTTTTGTCTTCAAGTCCAGCTAATTGCATCCGGACAGAAACAGGGAGATGGAACAATCACATACTTAAATACTTTGGCACATCTTTGCCGGTTGAAAGTATTACTAACAAAAGCTTGCTCTTATTCAGAGCAGTATTGGTTAAAAAGCGTTTAAGCCCACAAACTATAACTCATTGTCTTTCGTTGCTGCGACGTGTTTTGCACCGTGCCCAGCAATGGGAATTATACGATTCAAAGCTGCCAAATTTCGATATGCCGAAGTTTGACAACAAGCGCGTTCGTTTCTTGACTAAATCCGAGGCCTCGGCACTGTTGATTGCTCTGTCGGCGAAGTCTCAAATTTGGCACGATATCGGCCTGTTGGCGTTGAATACTGGCTTGAGGGCGGGCGAAATATTTTCTTTACATCCAAGCCATTTTGATCGGCATAATTCTGTTTTATATATATTCGAAACGAAATCGAATAGGAACAGAACTATCCCGCTTAACACAAAGGCGCTTGAAGTGCTACAGCGCAATTCAACGCAGTGCCGAAGGTTCATTTTCGAAGAGCACGAGCGCCAAATAAAAAACGTTAACAGAATTTTCTCAGATTCAGTAAAAATGTGTCAGCTCAATGCTGCAACTCAAGATCGTCGCCAAAAAGTTGTGTTTCATACCTTGAGACATACTTTTGCAAGCTGGCTTGTTCAGTCAGGCACGCCTCTAATCGTTGTAAGCCAACTACTTGGTCATAAAACTCTTCAAATGACAATGCGCTATGCTCACCTTGCGCCGAGCCAAGGTGCATCTGCCGTTAAAGCCCTAGAGCAGTTCGTTGATTATGTCAACATAGGAGCTTGTCTCTAGCGATTTAAAGCCCCGCCCATTTGTTGATGCATGGGGGTGGGGCTTTTGCATAACGACTGTGTTGCACTTAACATTCGGATAGTGCTGAGAAAAAACGCCATAGCCAGATATTGGAGCGCCTAGCAGCATAAGTAAATCCCGCACCAACTCCGAGTAGAAGCACCCCGCCCCGACCAAACACAGGCCATCCCGCATATTTAAAGCCATAGCATCCTGCGGCGATAGCAAGAATAACAAGAAAAATTGTAATACAAGACGAGAGGAATGAAAGCCATGGGCTGCCAACCCTTACCCCCATGACAACAAAAAAGAGGCCAATGCATAGAAAAGCAAACAAATCAACAAATACTGGACCAAGTGAGGCAAGAAAATATGCAATACCTCCAAACAAACTGCCAACGACAATCAATCCCCCAACAATAAATCCTCCGATAAAATTCATAAATGTTCTCCATATCCAGGAATTGCTTAGGAAATCTCTCTTTCGTCACATTGCGTGCAACGCTATTTGTCACAATTTGTCAATATTTGTCAATATAAAAACCTTAATATTCAATATATTGCGCAATATTTTTTGGAAATACCCCATATTTTTTTGTCACTATAGCGACATAATTTGTCACTTCTAGGTTTTGTATTATATATTGACACTAGTTGTCGAAACAATGACAAAGGCAGCGGAGGCAGGACAGGTACGGTAGGCCTACCGTACCTCCTGCCCTGCGGGGCTTTGCTTATTCGCCTGCGGCTCAACGCTAACCACCATCGGAAGGACCCCAGTGCCGTCACGACTGCCCACGATAAAAATGTACATTACGGTCGAAGAACACGCTGAGATCGCGGCCGCCGCAAAGAGAGCCGGATTATCGTGCTCGGCCTATGCCAAAAGGGTTTGCCTAGGGCTACCAACACCCAGTCTTGAAAAACAACAATATCGGCTTGAATTGCTTAAAATTAATGCCGACCTAGGCAGGCTTGGTGGCCTTTTCAAATTGTGCCTTTCCGAGAAGGAAACCCCCTTTCAGGCAGTGCACCATCAAGTCAGACATGTGCTCAGAGAAATCGAGGCACGACAACGAGAAATGAGCGCCCTTATTTCGAAAATATAAGTACAAACCATTTATTCTATGATCAGCCGTAGAATCTCAAGAAAAGTCGAAAATGATGATTATCGCCGGCTTGCCCGTTACATCCAAGCGGCTGACCATGGCGAGGAGAAATCCCTTATGAGCTGGTGCGCCGGCTGTTGGGCAGGCGACGACTACGAGTTGGCCATCCTCGAAGTCGCCGACACCCAGGCGCTCAACACCAGGACAACCAGGGAAAAAACCTACCATCTCATCGTGAGCTTTCGGCCCGAGGACGAGGCCAAGCTCACACCGGAAACCCTTAAGGAGATCGAACACGAGTTCGCCAAGGCTCTGGGATTCGAGGAGCACCAACGGCATTGCGGGGTCCACAAAGATACCAACAATCTGCACATGCACGTGGCTTACAACATGATCCACCCAGAGAAGCTGGCCCGCCATGAGCCCTTCCGTGATTACCACACCCGAGATCGTGTTTGCCGCGAGTTGGAAAAACGTTTTGGCTTGGCCATCGACAATGGCCGTTCTATGGAGGGTACTAAGCCGAAGCTGACACCGGTGGCGGCCACAGTCGAGGCCCAGACGGGACAACAGTCTTTTGACGGCTACGTCAAAGAGCGACGAGGGCTAATCCTTGAGGCCTTGAGCCAGGCCGCCGGATGGCAGCATGTGCACACTGCCTTCGCTCGCTACGGCCTGGAGATCAGGCCACACGGCAATGGCTTGGTCATCAAGGACCGCAACGGCAAGCACTCCATCAAGGCCAGCAGCCTAGATCGGCCCCTATCCATGATGAACTTGGTTCGACGGTTTGGGGCTTACGTCCCGCCCGGCCAGACGAAAGGACACTCCCCCGAGGATGAGCGGTTCACGGCCAAGCCTGTACAACGCGAGCCCAATCGCGGTGCTCTCTATGAAGAATATCAAGCCGGGGTCGCCACTCGGAAGGCGGCCCTGGAGAACCTCAACATTCGTGCCCAGACAGAGCTTGAAGCCGTTCGGATCAGGTGGGATTTGGAACGCCAAAAGATTTCCCGAGAGTTTTTCGGGCGTCACCGCTTTGAGCTGCTCAAAATTGCGCGCCTGCATGAAGCGGAGCATCGCCTCCAGACTCGAAAACGGATCTATACCGCACGGGAGACGATTAGGCAGGCAACACCCTATGCTACCTGGACGGATTTTTTGAGGTGGAAAGCTGGACTGGGCAACGAAACGGCCCTGGCCATCCTTCGGTCGAAGAAACAACTCGTCGAACCGGAGAGTAAAGCCCCGCGCCATGGCCAAAGGGAGGAAATCCAGGAGAAGTGGCTTAAAGAACAATTGGACATTGCGACTTCCACCGGCGT includes the following:
- a CDS encoding tyrosine-type recombinase/integrase, which translates into the protein MATISDAWELYANLVLSSSPANCIRTETGRWNNHILKYFGTSLPVESITNKSLLLFRAVLVKKRLSPQTITHCLSLLRRVLHRAQQWELYDSKLPNFDMPKFDNKRVRFLTKSEASALLIALSAKSQIWHDIGLLALNTGLRAGEIFSLHPSHFDRHNSVLYIFETKSNRNRTIPLNTKALEVLQRNSTQCRRFIFEEHERQIKNVNRIFSDSVKMCQLNAATQDRRQKVVFHTLRHTFASWLVQSGTPLIVVSQLLGHKTLQMTMRYAHLAPSQGASAVKALEQFVDYVNIGACL
- a CDS encoding plasmid mobilization protein, which gives rise to MYITVEEHAEIAAAAKRAGLSCSAYAKRVCLGLPTPSLEKQQYRLELLKINADLGRLGGLFKLCLSEKETPFQAVHHQVRHVLREIEARQREMSALISKI
- the traI gene encoding TraI/MobA(P) family conjugative relaxase, with the translated sequence MISRRISRKVENDDYRRLARYIQAADHGEEKSLMSWCAGCWAGDDYELAILEVADTQALNTRTTREKTYHLIVSFRPEDEAKLTPETLKEIEHEFAKALGFEEHQRHCGVHKDTNNLHMHVAYNMIHPEKLARHEPFRDYHTRDRVCRELEKRFGLAIDNGRSMEGTKPKLTPVAATVEAQTGQQSFDGYVKERRGLILEALSQAAGWQHVHTAFARYGLEIRPHGNGLVIKDRNGKHSIKASSLDRPLSMMNLVRRFGAYVPPGQTKGHSPEDERFTAKPVQREPNRGALYEEYQAGVATRKAALENLNIRAQTELEAVRIRWDLERQKISREFFGRHRFELLKIARLHEAEHRLQTRKRIYTARETIRQATPYATWTDFLRWKAGLGNETALAILRSKKQLVEPESKAPRHGQREEIQEKWLKEQLDIATSTGVSSQTRRGLLAVTKARELADLEASMGGKQLFSDFTSSIDTKGTVFIRLASGGAIRDTGKQITYSAHDAAAREAALLFAQAKWGKALQHRGNVLFPAGRLNMGSSRKFGENGPVI